CATGCCTGTCTTAGGAACAGCTGATTCCAAAGTGTTATGATGATGTGGTGTTAAGTAAAAGTGTCAAAAGTTAAATGTCCAAGTAACATTTCCGTGTTCCTTTGAAGAAATTGGCTACTTAAAAGCTATTTCGGACAAAAGGGCATGGACATGATATATGTCATTTGCTGTTGTGACAGTGAGAACTATTCAAAGTTGGAGCCAGTGGCAGCCTCCCAACCATGGAACCAACCggaaacttcttcttcttcttcttggttgaAGGTTCTAAACACACAGCAAAGATGTGCTGTAATCATGTAATGGATAAGCccatttcataaatatatataaagaagacCCAACCAATTCACATGACCCTAAACCTAACACACAAATGCTTTTTCTTATCACTTTAAGGTATACAACCATAAGCACCAGACCTTTTCTTCTCAACCCATCTTTCATTTTCAGGTCCTTTTCTGAGGCAGAGATCCAGCAAGcagaaatataataataataataataatgataataataataataaaaaggaaatatttATCATTTCCACCTTTGTCTCATATGTGGAATAGAGAGAAAGAGCGCAGTAAAAGGACAGGCTATTggattgggattgggattgggattgggTTGGATGAAGGCTCTGCAACGCCTTTTACTCATCAATTAGGCTAATAGAACGTGGCTAAGGGGGTTGCCCCTCCACAACTAATTATAAGATATCTTTTAACAGACAGAGAGATGAAGAGCAACGTGGCTAAGTGACAAGCGGCTGCAAGATTCGGGGGGGTCCACGTGGCAGTACCGTTGCCGTGACTTATGGTACAGCAAGTGAGGCGATTTTCTGGTCCTACACGTGGTGAGTGATGGCCATGCCTTTACCGCCAGTTTCACGCCACGCGACGCCGTCCCTGTCACGTGCCTGTCTCCTTCTCTTCCGGTGGGCGGTGGGCACCGCTCCCTcctatttcttctctctctctctctctatatatatatatatatattattttgaattgtggGATAATTTCTAGTGGAACTTTAAATTCCACATGAATGTAAAATGGGATATTTAGGACAAtcggaattttttttttacaaaaatgctACTTAGCAACTCAATTTTAACACTTTGAgatgattttaataaattatatttatttatataaatatattatgttcaTATTAATGTAAATGTATACTTGTATATTGATGCATCCCTGAATAATAGTTAAGGGGTAACAAGtacatattattttcaataataatacatatatattatatcttattttcactatttaaaaattttaattagttgattaaatattttaaaatacatttttcttttatctttaatCAATCCAATTGTTTGAAAGATAACAATAAGATGTAATAAATGCatactatttaaaaataatatacacttATTATCCCTTAACATTATCCTACAGACAATAATTAGCATTACCCTCAATTTATTCTAGTTAATAATAGTATTTGGGATCAATTATCACAATTATTCTTTGATAGGAGCACACATAAGAAATGGTGGGGTTGCTTCTCCAAGTATAGAATTTAAGGCTTGAGttagaataataaataaataataaatatatataagtagtaTGAATCTCTTGATTTACTTAAAaatgtctttatttttatacaaatgatgTAAGTTAAAATGTCCAAAATTATCTCTGAGAGTCTTGAACTCAATCATCTTGAGTCCGAGATAAGAATAATGTTAGACTCATTTTTTTAAAGATGAAGTGAGCTGCAATATTTGAAGTTAGAATCTCCAATACTCTTATAGTTGGTTATCTTGAGTAAGAGGAAATAGACTTAGAGCTAGCGGAGAATTGATCGAATTGGATGGACTTAGTGAATTCATCAAACTAAGTAGAGATAATTCTGTTTGAGATTTTTAATCACAAATATCTCATACATTCTAATAGAAGTccaattttctaagattttaaatttgggaattaaatttttatacttattattttttaaatctaagTTGAATAAGAGGACAATGTCGTCTGACTTCTATTACCTACTGAGAAGAATACATGACATGACGAgattaatgtttaaaaataacttaatgtTTTCAATTCTTTAGGTATACCTACAGCCAATAACAAAATCTTAAAAGAGATTCATTAATATACATCAACCAAAGAACGAAAAGTTCATTTGAATAACAGCACCAATTTTTCACATGATAAATATTAGTCATAGTTTTCAGACTATTACATAATCAATAGTAATCTCacaaaagaaaaccaataacaTAAGTAGTTAGCACTAAGATaagatttttacaaataaaatacatacatcCAGCCAATTATAATTaaccatcatatatatatatctcagtTGAAGTAAATCTAATGGCTAGCTAGCAGCAACTGAAGAACTGATGACATGGGAAAGTGACGATGGCATGACATATGTATGTACATCATATATCTatctataatattataatatctatctatttatatattataatagatagatattataatatatagatatagatatgaAAAGGAccgaggaaaggaagaagaagctacactccaatatatataaaaggcgaaatttatatatatatgtagttgaAAAGGActgagggaagaagaagaaacactCCAATATAAAAGGCGAAATTTGTGCACATGATAAAGAGCAAAATTCCAAGCTTTTGGGTGCCCTCTTGGAGAGGTAATGCAGGGTGGAAGCAAAGCCTCATATTATTAGACATGCATGGCCCTGCTGTCCTAATGTGGATTCATGGCTTGTGTCGAATACAGACAGCTATATATATCTCCTATAATAAgcaattgtatatatatatatatagatatagatatagatatagatgtAACCCATGCCACCATTAATGCCTGAAGAAAGCTTCCTGAACGACTCCATCGAACAAGTCTTGAATTGTCCGAACACGTGTACGTCCTGATGTTGGATTGATCGTATCCATCGTCGCATGGGGTTCCTGTCTTGTTACTGTCACAATTATATGGGAATGGGACTAATTATGTGTAAGGCTTGTGTGTAGATTTGTAAATTTATCAGAAGATGGGGGGGTGGCTTTGTAAATTTGAAGTTTCCCTTTCCCTCTTCTTAATTGCTTCTTTATAAGAGGCACggatgcagcagcagcagcatggATCTATGCAAAGCTATTTGCAGATAGTTAAAGCTGGTACCTTCAGTTTTTCCCTCTCCACCCATCTCAActttctttcttcatcttcacccCAGTTCCATTTTCCCGGAAAATAATTGAAGGTACGTACGTGTCTCCCTACTTGTactgttatatatgtgtgtatatatacaagaGTACGTACATGTGTGTCATTGAACCTCTGCTCAGCTCTCTCTACTTCAAGAATGTCCACATATATATTGCATGTGTACAAACAGCAAGCAATAtcgccattttctttttcttgattttcattTCTTAGTTTCTTTCCAGCATTGTGCTTTCTGTACGTAAAACCCATATAGAAACACTGCAAACTGTTGCATTAATGTCAACGGCTCGCTTGTATTGTTTCATCTATATATATGATTTCTTTTTCGCGAGGTGAAGCATGAAACTCTAGACAGGTTTAAGCATGAAATCTTTATCacttatatatgtatacatatagattttgattaagatatatatatatatattatcaatttgtttgataaatattgCATGGCTGCTATGTACGTAGAAGATGGAAACAGCAAACTCGAGTTCGGGAATATTTAGGACCACGTCAGATCAGTTGGCGGAGACGGCAATGGTGGTGGGAATGAAGTCGTCGGCGTCAAGCGAGGCGGTGGGAGGGGCTGAGACCGCCGTAACCCTATCGAGGAGAGCCAGCAAGAGGCTGACGGCGGCCTCGCCGGGGAGAGccagcagcagcaacagcaaGAACACGCACATTAGGAAATCAAGAAGTGCCCAATTGAAGCTGGAGCTCGACGACGTGAACAGCGGAGCCGCCCTGAGCCGGGCCTCCAGTGCCAGCCTGGGACTCTCCTTCTCCTTCACCGGCTTCACTATGCCGCCGGAAGACATGGCTGATTCAAGGCCGTTCAGTGATGACGACATTCGTAAGTCTTCTCTGTTCTTCTGAGAGTACGTATTaatcatttcaaaattaaagttcATTTCTTGGATTAAAATgtgcccatatatatatatatatatatatatataggtggaTCCTGGTATTAGTGAGATTAATGattcaaataaatgaaaatatatttaattacaaaGCTCAACCTCTCCTTAGTCCACATGAAATCATGAGGTGGTGATTAATTGGAAACTTATTTTCTTACTTAATCGAAATAACAAAGTTGTTTGTACCATAAGAGTAAATTTGTGTATAAAAGTGATCTTCTAATATAATGAATcgattaaaactattttttgacTATTATAGACACTTATTAATATATACGAATAAACGAGGCAATATGATATATAActcacttttaattttatttacaattatgTTATATATGTAAGTCTTTTAAATCCATCCAACAAGAACATATATTTCTTCTCATATTGAGTGGGTAAAACCAGTATCCAAAGATGCTTATATATGCTTTGAAATGTTCTATTTAAAGTTAATTGGGTTTAACATACTGTGATATGTATTGAAATACAGAATAAAAAACAATGAGATGAAAAAGTATAGTAAATAActtagcccaaaaaaaaaaaaaaaaaaacaaaaagcagTGTTATAGCTTTATAATAACTCCTGTTAACTGTAATCTCAATAAATGATAAAAgctaatgaaaattaaaatgaactGTCAATAGACTTAGGTGAACACAAGCCAGATAAATACAAGACAAaggaaatggagagagagagagagaagatgaaaaTTAGCAAAGATCAGAAGCCAAGTGAAGCCATAACTGAgtataaaactaaataaagaaTAAAGGGGAAATCCAGAGATTTGCATATCAAAGCCCAGTtggtataaaattttaatctctTGCAAATGATGGGGATAAAATGGGGTCCATGGTAGTTGTAAAATTCACTTGCCAAATcacttaatttttcaaaagcctTGTCTTCATCTTCTGCACAATTTTTCTTCTGTCTGGTCCCCAACCCACCATGACTGCCGCCAAAGATTGTTCAAATTATCAGTACAACTTTGCTTAGgcccatttttttcttttttccaaatTAACCAGTTAATGTACTAGCTAGATGGTCCTTCCTTCCGGTTGATTTTTTAGCCCGATTGAGTAAATTACACTTGCCATCCTTGAGGTATCACTAAATTACAGCATATACCCCTCCCATCTTTGATAAACAGATAGTTGAGAAATctgttttaaatatataaaatgttaaaagagGTACCACGTAACATAAATCTAATggcaaaaaataatttgatacaACTTTTGAACAGTATAAGTAGTCAAGAGTAATTTGTTGAACGTGAAAGAACATTGGAGGTAAACAAAATTACAAGTCTGTTTGATGTGAACATACtgtgtgtgtctgtgtatgATTCTAACAGCTGAGGACCTTGAAGCTGGCACACGTAAGATGAAGATTCAAGCGGAACCAACCATGCCGATACATCTCAAGGTAAAGACAAAGTTCTCAATAAGCCAAGGAGAATTTTTACGTTAATTCTGTGTGTAGAgggcatatatacatatatatatgtataccgAGGTGACAACCCCCCTATTTCACAGGTATAAAGCAAAGTGGATTAATTTTCATACTATCTACTTGGGCAGGAAATGATGGAGATTTATCTAGCGATCAACGCAACCCATTGAACATGGCTACCTTGTCAGGTTCAGGTCTTGTACAGAGTCTTATTTGTCTGACACATTTATGTACAAGATCCATCGATCCATCTCCTTTTTTGCCTACAAAAACAACACAATTTTATCACCAAATATGGAACACTAAAACCTGCATAACAAAAATGTGATGCCTGTAACTTGTTTTTCctatattcttttcttttttgttttgtctgAGCAAAAAGGGCAAATAAGGAGGCGACAAGAGCTATAACAACTCTACTTAGGTATGGCTATAACAGTAAAGTACCCACAGCAGCTAGAAAGAAAGGAGGGAAGACCTCCTAATTAGCCCGACCCGAGCCTCCCGGCCTCTAACACAGACACGTGCCGAAGCACCGGGCCCCCCTTCACTCTCAGGTGGGCCCTGGATCATATATAGTTTCACATATATGCTACTGATGTATGCTGCTTCTGTTCTGTTCATTGGATTCAGTCCTGAGTCAGTTTCTTCACGCATTGAACAAAACAAAAGGAAGATCATGGACAGTTCTATTATAAAGCAGAACCGTGCTACTTTCTCCTAATTATATGTCGATTCTGATGCCAATATGGTGAATAGAGAGACTCATATTTCTTGTCCTATATGTGCAGTTCACAGAAGTGACGTATAAAGTGATTCACAAAGGAGTGACATCAACCTCAGAGAAGAAAATCCTAAATGGGATTTCTGGTTGTGTGAATCCCGGTGAAGTTTTGGCAATGATGGGACCTTCAGGAAGCGGAAAGACTACACTCCTAAGCCTGCTTGGTGGCAGGTTGAGAAAGCCAACCCCGGGTGGTTCGATCACTTATAATGACCAGCCATATTCAAAGTATCTCAAGAGCAGGTAAGGGTTTATATATGTTAACAGAAAAGAAATGCACCTTTTTTATGCGAGTCTGGTATTAGTTGGCCTCTGTATAAAGAAAGAGTAGTACGTGCAAACTTTTGTAAGCAGTTGCTCCTATGAATCCGCCACAATCATCACAGTTACAGCATCAGCAGATAAAGGAAATATATCAAGttatttggagagaaattttcATGAGCCAGAAAGTATTGTTGATCATAATAGCAATTTAGACTGATCTTACAGTTAGCTCTCAAAATTCCAAGAACAACTTTGGCTTTAAGCATACATTACCACAACAGTGAGTCAGTGACAGCAATATGAAAAGACATGCATTAGAATAACATGAAAAATATGGCAGGATAGGATTCGTGACTCAAGAGGACGTGCTATTTCCTCATCTCACAGTGAAGGAAACGTTAACTTATGCAGCTCTTCTACGGCTTCCAAAGGCATTGACAAaacaggaaaaggaaaaaagagccACAGACGTAATCTATGAGCTGGGATTGGAGAGGTAAGTTCTCATTCCTCCGCCATGCTCAAGTCCTGTATTTATTTGTTAGAACAAGTAATCAATAGGATGAGTTCATCAAGGGGTAAAGCAATAGATAATTAATTGTACTTGATTCTTTGAGTAAATCAGTGAGAAATATCATGTGCTCAGGTGCCAAGACACTATGATTGGCGGCTCCTTTGTTCAGGGAATTTCAGGGGGAGAGAGGAAGCGTGTCTGTATTGGCAATGAGATCATAATCAACccttctcttttgtttcttgatgAGCCAACCTCCAGCCTGGATTCTACTACTGCTCTGAGGACTGTTGAAATCTTACAAGATATAGCTGAGGTATGTTCCAGTTCAATTCCACAGACTCAAGTTCACATAATAAGATGACAGCAATAGAAACAATAGCAGTCAAAATCAGACCTATATATCTTCATCCCAACTAGTCCGGTTTTTCCCTCTCCCAGTCTGTTCAATCTGGGGCATGGCTTCAAATGACATGTAAGGACATAATTCTTATGCACTTGACTTGAGTCCTTTCAGACTTCCTCTGATTCTCATGGAGTCTTATTTTTGGCAAGATCAGTCCCTATACATAACAATATTATGATCTCCGTTCTCTCACAATGTCCTCCATTGCTGTTATTCCTAGCTTCTCATGAACTCACCTTTCAAGAAAGTAAtaacaatattatgatttttcattttaatggGAGTGGAGAGTTTTGGGGATAGCAGATGATGGTAGATATGCAAGAACAATAAAGTGCAAGATAGATATAAAACATTTCCCATTACAGACTTTTTCCAATCTAATGGCAGGCTGGGAAAACAGTGATCACCACCATCCACCAGCCATCCAGCAGACTATTCCACAAATTTGATAAGTTAATCCTTCTGGGAAAAGGGAGCTTGCTTTACTTTGGGAAGGCATCAGAAGCAATGGTTTACTTCTCATCCATAGGATGCTCCCCGTCAATTTCCATGAATCCAGCAGAGTTCCTAATAGACCTTGCAAATGGGAACATAAATGATGTCTCCATGCCCTCAGAATTGGAGGACAAGGTGCAAAACTCAGGCACAGAGGGCAGGAAAGGAAAGGCCTCTCCTGCAGTTGTATATGAGGTAAAGTAACAAAGTTTcgaattaattttaataatttcaataataGAATCAATAACTAATTGCAAATTCTGCTGCAACTGCTAAAAAAACTGTACTATGAGCATTGACATTTTCATTTCAAACAGTATCTTGTGGAGGCTTATGAGACACGAGTTGCAGACaatgagaaaaagaaactcATGATTCCTCTACCAATTGATGAAGAACTGAAGGCAAAAATGTATAATTCAAGGAAAGAATGGGGAGTGAGCTGGTGGGAACAGTTCTCAATCTTATTCAGGAGAGGACTCAAAGAACGGCGTCATGACTATTTTAGCTGGTTGAGAATTACACAGGTTCTCGCAACTGCTGTCATTTTGGGGTTGCTATGGTGGCAGTCAGATGGTGACAGCCCCAAAGAATTGCAAGATCAGGTATGGAGCTACTGCCTTGTCAAATTTTAGGAATTCTAACCAGCTTACCCTCCTTAACTAACTAGAGAAGCTTATGAAAGATGCTCCAAAATGGCAGAAGGTATATCCTTTTAGCAACCAACAACCTCTACACAAAAACAAGATCAAGTAGTCAGTAACTTATTGCCTTCTGACTCATTGATCGCCCATAAAGCATAACTTGATAAGTGCATAAAATTCTGTGATCCCATTTCTGGGCAGGAATATGGCGTTGAACCGTAATTGGCtgagaaaattaggtaaaaagAATTCCCAACAATTTATGAAAGAAGTAAAAGTAAATCTATGAAGCAAAATAGGACCTGAAGGTTGCACCACAAATTTTTAAGAGTATAGACAGCTAAATTCAATCAATTTCCTGCAGTAATCCGTGTGTGAGAAATGTCATTTAAAGAATAACAAGGTTGCTGCATTTTAcctaaccaaaaaaataaaaagggaaaagaataaCAAGGATCCACAGAATCTTCTGTAAAAGAAAGTTGTGGTGGTTTCACATAGTTCCATGATAAAAGAATCCTAATTTAGATTATCACATGAATTCTAGTTCAGGTCTTGACCTAGAAGCTAGAATGACATATGTATTGTGAAATTGCAGGCAGGCTTGCTTTTTTTCATTGCTGTCTTCTGGGGTTTTTTCCCAGTCTTCACAGCAATATTCACTTTTCCTCAAGAAAGGGCCATGCTGAACAAGGAACTTGCAGCCAACATGTACAGACTAAGTGCATATTTTGTGGCTAGGACTACCAGCGACCTACCACTGGACCTTTTGCTACCAGTTCTTTTCCTTCTTGTTGTCTATTTCATGGCAGGTTTGAGAAGCAGTCCTGGTCCGTTTTTCTTAAGCATGCTAACAGTGTTCCTCTGCATTGTCGCAGCTCAGGTATGTCTCTTTATTTATCttgtcaacaaaataaaacttatgagataaaataaattagttgaaacATTGTCTAATGCATCCATAAGATCAGTCAACCACTACAGGGGGAATTAGTTTGTTGGGAGCATCTTACACTTAATAACAGAAAAGATTTTATTACACCTAATGTTAAGAAAATCAACAAGATGTCACCTACACAAATTCATTACAATCTGGGTGCAATGGCAGGGACTTGGACTAGCAATTGGGGCTTTACTAATGGATCTAAAGAGGGCAACAACATTGGCCTCTGTAACAGTAATGACCTTCATGTTAGCCGGTGGATACTTCGTGAAGGTACAGGTCCAATTTGCTTGCAAAGTCAGATTATCTTTAATTCTCTGACagatattatattaaaaaaagaaaaggcagcTATGCTAGCATCAAACTGTAAGTTATGGAAAGCTTCTTGCAGCTAAATACTAAAAGGTATGTAAGTTACTAATGCAAGGTTTATTATTTCTGCAGACAGTTCCAGTATTCATATCATGGCTCCGCTATCTGTCTTTCAACTATCATACATATAAGCTTCTTCTGAAGGTGCAGTATGAACACATCACTCACTCGATCAATGGTATAAAAATAGACAGTGGTGTAAAGGAAGTCAGTGCGCTGCTAGCAATGGTCATTGGTTATCGTCTCCTGGCATACCTATCACTGCGAAGAATGAACCTCCGCTAGGGAGCTTAGAAGGGTGACATTTTTTGGGCaaagaaaaagatgataaaattattagcTAGCTCAAATATCAGTCTTCCACTCAAAAGTGCTATTTTTGAAGACTTAAGGCGCACAAGGTGAGAAACTGGCAACTAGCCAAAGCCACTGATTGAGACAACTTTATCAAGAGCTATAACATAGCAAAATATAGCATCAATATTACATATTATCATAGACTTTTATGGGATGTAACTATGCAAAGTTTCCTATATGGATGGTTTTTACATGAACTTCAAGCTTATCATAGAGGTAGGTCCCTCATCATTAGCATGACTACTTGTCACATGTCTACTTATTCCAAGTGGTGTCGCTAAAAACTCATTTGAAACATGAAAGTAGACATGGTGCATGAATTTCTAAACAGTTGTTGGAAATCTCAGGATTTTCCACCTAAATCTCAGTGTTAAAATAGATGGTCATTATATCTGGTAATGTACGTGGCTGGAGGTCTAGAATTCTAGTGGTCATCCCCCatctaatgggattaaggcttttgATTGCTGTGGTATATTTGATAGTCTTAGTGGCTTTAGATAGTAATAGCAGAAGAGTGCTACCATAATTACTGTTCTTGGTAAGCCTTTTTTCCTTAAAGTGgacttagatttttttttcttcctcccaATTTTGCTTTAGATAGCTTTAGTCGGTTGAATTTCTGAATAAAACCTCCTAGAAAATGTGGGATCTACATTTTAGGATTAAATTCAAAGTTAAGTCAATGATTCTTAGAAATTTTGCATCAATTCTGTAGAGATCACCACTGTGCAATCTTCTTCTGAATGGCAGACCACTTGCAATAAACCAAGTTTCTTATCAAATATCATAATTGAGAATCCAACACTTGTCCATATATACAGCATGAGTTGTGAATGAAAGTCAAAGCTGAGATTTTAATTACCAAAATCAACAAACTGCTCgtaaaagaaagaacaaaaataaaattttaaaatttgcttTACAGATCAACCAGCCAGTACAAGAGAGATATAAAGGACACGTCTTCATGCCTCAACTTACAGGTGAATGTTGGAATTTAGGTGCTTTCTACCAATTGAAAAGGATTATGCTAGTGTCCTTAACCAACCAAGTAGTCTAAGAAGAGCAGCATCCAATATAGGAGAATTCTTCTCAAGTCCTGAGAAAAAAGAGGATAAATGAAAATTCTTGtgtcaaatgaaaagaaaatatttaaagttcAAGCAAATAAAAGTTATGGGGATTCATCTAATTATCACAATCGCACTTTGAGGGAGAAGTCTACTTAAACAGTTGGAACCATAACTCAGGCTTACTTGGAAAAGTTTTGCTCATTAAGCACCATTGGACTACAATTTTGCAAATAGAAGGTTCACCAATTACAGGGAAAGCATAGGCAGAAACCAAATTTTCTGGTTCAAGAATAACTAATTCGCATAAGAAAATCAAACTCTGTTTTGAGCCAGCCTTGAGCCTTCTGCGTGCCCCACCCTAGCCAAAAAgggaaagataaaaaaagaaatctaaAACTTAGATTGCTTACCAAGATCAGCAGCTACTCTATGTGCACACATTACTCCAGAGAAAGCTACAGCAATGACACCTTGTCCTGGAAAGCAACTATCTCCCACACAATATAGGCCATCTATAGCCTGCaagtttcataaaaatattttaaaaaaaaaacaaactggAGATGCAACTAAAAGCATCTTTTTTTTAAACCATCCATTTGAATTTGTTATTCAACTCACAGTGGTGTTGAATGGCATCCCAAGTAAGCCCTTCGGAGTCTGGCGTGGCATTGGACCATAGGTACCATTAACACGAGCTAGGTACCTCCTGTGTGTCTTGGGTGTCCCCACCTGGCATAAGAACAGTAATTGAAGTTTGAATAAATGGAAAGCCTAAGAGAATGCTGAACAGTTGAGCAAAGTATGAAGCCAGTGACTGGTTACACCAGTAGCAACTACAAGAACATCAAAATTATGCTTTTCTCAATAAGCTAACAGGCAGTACTAAAGAAGACCTTGACATGATCGCAACAACAATGGTGGCCCCCCACAGGGGGTGgagtaaaagaaatttaaaattcctGAGGAAAAAATTTGGTGCACATGAAACTATTTAAGCTTGCATAAAGGCAAAAACCAATTTGCTGAAGCTATTCTTAAGTTCTGCCATCAAAAGGTTTGAAGTTGAGTAGGTTGAAAACTGAATATGTGGAATGTAGTAACTAACTTcagtaaaaatataagtgtggATGATGTCATCGTGAGATTAGGAGTTCAAATTATCCCCAAAAAAGGTCCATTTAGATACCTTGGATCAATCGTCCAAAAAGAAGGGGAGATTATGAAGAAGTGGCTCCAACATTTTACACAATTGTAAAATCCTTTTAAAGCTAAACGGGCAGTTCTATAGGATACTATAAGACTACCTTTGTTTGTGGCTTAGAATATTGGACTCTTAAGAACCAACATATGCAAAAATGAGTGTAACTAAGGTGAAGATGTTAAGGTGGATGTGCAACCAtgcaagaaaagataaaatagaaaacgagattatatataataaagttgGAGTGGCACCTATATAAGATGCAAGAGCTGTGA
The sequence above is a segment of the Diospyros lotus cultivar Yz01 chromosome 7, ASM1463336v1, whole genome shotgun sequence genome. Coding sequences within it:
- the LOC127805966 gene encoding ABC transporter G family member 22-like isoform X2; this translates as MMGPSGSGKTTLLSLLGGRLRKPTPGGSITYNDQPYSKYLKSRIGFVTQEDVLFPHLTVKETLTYAALLRLPKALTKQEKEKRATDVIYELGLERCQDTMIGGSFVQGISGGERKRVCIGNEIIINPSLLFLDEPTSSLDSTTALRTVEILQDIAEAGKTVITTIHQPSSRLFHKFDKLILLGKGSLLYFGKASEAMVYFSSIGCSPSISMNPAEFLIDLANGNINDVSMPSELEDKVQNSGTEGRKGKASPAVVYEYLVEAYETRVADNEKKKLMIPLPIDEELKAKMYNSRKEWGVSWWEQFSILFRRGLKERRHDYFSWLRITQVLATAVILGLLWWQSDGDSPKELQDQAGLLFFIAVFWGFFPVFTAIFTFPQERAMLNKELAANMYRLSAYFVARTTSDLPLDLLLPVLFLLVVYFMAGLRSSPGPFFLSMLTVFLCIVAAQGLGLAIGALLMDLKRATTLASVTVMTFMLAGGYFVKTVPVFISWLRYLSFNYHTYKLLLKVQYEHITHSINGIKIDSGVKEVSALLAMVIGYRLLAYLSLRRMNLR
- the LOC127805966 gene encoding ABC transporter G family member 22-like isoform X1 — protein: METANSSSGIFRTTSDQLAETAMVVGMKSSASSEAVGGAETAVTLSRRASKRLTAASPGRASSSNSKNTHIRKSRSAQLKLELDDVNSGAALSRASSASLGLSFSFTGFTMPPEDMADSRPFSDDDIPEDLEAGTRKMKIQAEPTMPIHLKFTEVTYKVIHKGVTSTSEKKILNGISGCVNPGEVLAMMGPSGSGKTTLLSLLGGRLRKPTPGGSITYNDQPYSKYLKSRIGFVTQEDVLFPHLTVKETLTYAALLRLPKALTKQEKEKRATDVIYELGLERCQDTMIGGSFVQGISGGERKRVCIGNEIIINPSLLFLDEPTSSLDSTTALRTVEILQDIAEAGKTVITTIHQPSSRLFHKFDKLILLGKGSLLYFGKASEAMVYFSSIGCSPSISMNPAEFLIDLANGNINDVSMPSELEDKVQNSGTEGRKGKASPAVVYEYLVEAYETRVADNEKKKLMIPLPIDEELKAKMYNSRKEWGVSWWEQFSILFRRGLKERRHDYFSWLRITQVLATAVILGLLWWQSDGDSPKELQDQAGLLFFIAVFWGFFPVFTAIFTFPQERAMLNKELAANMYRLSAYFVARTTSDLPLDLLLPVLFLLVVYFMAGLRSSPGPFFLSMLTVFLCIVAAQGLGLAIGALLMDLKRATTLASVTVMTFMLAGGYFVKTVPVFISWLRYLSFNYHTYKLLLKVQYEHITHSINGIKIDSGVKEVSALLAMVIGYRLLAYLSLRRMNLR